One Actinomycetota bacterium DNA window includes the following coding sequences:
- a CDS encoding HD domain-containing protein, whose amino-acid sequence MTEPESEVEGLTDFLYELGLLKRYRRTGWEVAGVGDPESIAEHSFRTAVIGYLLAVLEGADPDRTAALCLFHDTQETRIGDVPLIGKGYVATAPNAEVIADQVAGFPAEVGRAVRDLVREYEARETAEARLAKDADKLECLLQAREYQAKGHADVEAWIESSAAALRSASARRLAEACRRVPPRRWWEAVAAARSGQARGDAAMP is encoded by the coding sequence ATGACGGAGCCTGAGTCCGAGGTCGAGGGACTGACCGACTTCCTGTACGAGCTGGGGCTGCTCAAGCGGTACCGGCGGACCGGCTGGGAGGTCGCCGGGGTCGGCGACCCCGAGAGCATCGCCGAGCACAGCTTCCGGACGGCGGTCATCGGCTACCTGCTGGCCGTGCTGGAGGGCGCCGACCCGGACAGGACGGCGGCGCTGTGCCTGTTCCACGACACCCAGGAGACGCGGATCGGGGACGTGCCCCTGATCGGCAAGGGCTATGTCGCGACCGCCCCGAACGCCGAGGTCATCGCCGACCAGGTGGCCGGGTTCCCGGCCGAGGTCGGACGGGCGGTGCGTGACCTGGTCCGCGAGTACGAGGCCCGGGAGACGGCGGAGGCGCGGCTCGCCAAGGACGCCGACAAGCTGGAGTGCCTGCTCCAGGCGCGCGAGTACCAGGCCAAGGGGCACGCGGACGTGGAGGCCTGGATCGAGTCGTCGGCGGCCGCGCTCCGGTCCGCCTCGGCCCGGCGGCTCGCCGAGGCCTGCCGGCGGGTCCCGCCCCGGCGGTGGTGGGAGGCCGTCGCCGCGGCCAGGTCCGGGCAGGCGCGGGGAGACGCCGCAATGCCCTGA
- a CDS encoding pyridoxal-dependent decarboxylase, with the protein MGDPLKEQAETLAALTQVIEAAGPYLDELPRRLVYDRAAEPLLGELGGPLPEEGAGTQAAVEALLRVGTATATASAGPRFFHFVIGGSTPAALAADWVVSMLDQNAFVRASSRFADAAERVTLDWLRQLVGLPPGWGGALTASATFANVTGLALASHWWAERHGVDLTSAGLAGLPRMPVLSGGYVHPSARKALQLLGHGKDTVEVLTRDDVGRVDLDAVRRRLGELGGAPAVLVATAGEPNAGEFDPLADLADLAAEFGAWLHVDGAFGLFAALSPRTAHLTAGIERADSIAADAHKWLNVPYESGFALVRDPARLGPAFGMPGAAYLPGPDDPRGGYGLLGPESSRRARALPIWATLAAYGRSGYRELVERHCDLAGHLAAAVDAAPDLERLAEVPLNVVCFRYHPPGRSEPELDDLNRRLGESLLDDGRVFAGATVYGGRVALRPAISNWRTTADDLDLFVEVVRELGAAAADAG; encoded by the coding sequence ATGGGCGATCCGCTGAAGGAACAGGCCGAGACGCTAGCAGCACTCACACAGGTGATCGAGGCCGCCGGGCCGTACCTGGACGAGCTGCCCCGGCGCCTGGTCTACGACCGCGCCGCCGAGCCCCTGCTGGGCGAGCTGGGCGGCCCCCTGCCGGAGGAGGGCGCGGGCACCCAGGCGGCGGTCGAGGCGCTGCTGCGCGTCGGGACGGCGACCGCGACCGCCTCGGCCGGGCCGCGCTTCTTCCATTTCGTGATCGGGGGCTCGACGCCGGCGGCCCTGGCCGCCGACTGGGTCGTGTCCATGCTCGACCAGAACGCGTTCGTGCGGGCCTCGTCGCGCTTCGCCGACGCGGCCGAGCGGGTCACCCTCGACTGGCTGCGCCAGCTCGTCGGCCTGCCGCCGGGCTGGGGCGGCGCCCTGACCGCCAGCGCCACCTTCGCCAACGTCACCGGGCTGGCGCTGGCCTCGCACTGGTGGGCCGAGCGGCACGGGGTCGACCTGACCTCGGCCGGGCTGGCCGGGCTCCCCCGCATGCCGGTGCTCTCCGGCGGCTACGTGCACCCCAGCGCCCGCAAGGCCCTGCAGCTGCTCGGCCACGGCAAGGACACGGTCGAGGTGCTCACCCGCGACGACGTCGGCCGGGTCGACCTGGACGCGGTCCGGCGCCGGCTGGGCGAGCTCGGCGGCGCCCCCGCCGTGCTGGTCGCCACCGCCGGCGAGCCCAACGCGGGCGAGTTCGACCCGCTGGCCGACCTGGCCGACCTGGCCGCCGAGTTCGGCGCCTGGCTGCACGTCGACGGCGCGTTCGGGCTGTTCGCCGCCCTCTCCCCCCGCACCGCCCACCTCACCGCGGGCATCGAGCGCGCCGACTCGATCGCCGCCGACGCCCACAAGTGGCTGAACGTGCCGTACGAGAGCGGGTTCGCGCTCGTCCGCGACCCCGCCCGCCTCGGCCCGGCGTTCGGCATGCCCGGCGCCGCCTACCTCCCCGGCCCCGACGACCCCCGCGGCGGCTACGGCCTCCTCGGCCCGGAGTCCTCCCGCCGGGCCCGCGCCCTCCCCATCTGGGCCACCCTGGCCGCCTACGGCCGCAGCGGCTACCGCGAGCTGGTCGAGCGCCACTGCGACCTGGCCGGTCACCTCGCGGCCGCCGTCGACGCCGCCCCCGACCTGGAACGCCTGGCCGAGGTCCCCCTCAACGTCGTCTGCTTCCGCTACCACCCGCCCGGCCGCTCCGAGCCCGAGCTCGACGACCTCAACCGCCGGCTCGGCGAGTCCCTGCTGGACGACGGCCGCGTGTTCGCCGGCGCCACCGTCTACGGCGGCCGGGTCGCCCTCCGCCCCGCGATCAGCAACTGGCGCACCACCGCCGACGACCTCGACCTGTTCGTCGAGGTCGTCCGCGAGCTCGGCGCCGCCGCCGCCGACGCCGGCTGA
- a CDS encoding GNAT family N-acetyltransferase: MEVRQARAADWEAVRDLRLRALADAPEAFASTLEAELALPAEEWRRRAAGGPASARFIAGEGDTEVGLAAIFAEPGTPGRMHLVSMWVDPRHRRRGVARALVDQAVGWAAERQAREVILWVVDQNTAARTLYERAGFRPTGERQPLPSHPELTESMLRLDLERSEPGPNRKEAGTWPDRSRSC; this comes from the coding sequence ATGGAGGTCCGGCAGGCTCGCGCCGCCGACTGGGAAGCCGTCCGCGACCTGCGCCTGCGGGCACTGGCCGACGCGCCCGAGGCCTTCGCCAGCACGCTCGAGGCGGAGCTGGCGTTGCCGGCCGAGGAATGGCGGCGGCGGGCGGCGGGCGGGCCGGCGTCGGCGAGGTTCATCGCCGGCGAGGGCGACACCGAGGTCGGCCTGGCCGCGATCTTCGCCGAGCCCGGCACACCCGGGCGCATGCACCTGGTGTCGATGTGGGTGGACCCGCGTCACCGCCGGCGCGGTGTCGCCCGTGCCCTGGTCGACCAGGCCGTTGGCTGGGCTGCCGAACGCCAGGCCCGCGAGGTGATCCTGTGGGTCGTCGACCAGAACACCGCCGCCCGCACCCTGTACGAGCGGGCCGGCTTCCGGCCCACCGGCGAGCGCCAGCCGTTGCCCTCCCACCCCGAGCTGACCGAATCCATGCTGCGGCTCGACCTCGAGCGTTCCGAACCAGGCCCGAACCGCAAGGAGGCCGGCACATGGCCGGACCGCTCCCGATCCTGCTGA
- a CDS encoding acyltransferase yields MSTLDRMVARLLVRWLREPVRQVLAEQDPRQAGPEAHVEMYKYLVHGDRSKLDIHPTAVVNNALFNVGSGTITVGEYAFFGHNVSVLTGTHDINTFGRERQLAIPRSGRDIVIEEGVWVASNAMVLGPCRIGAHAVVGGGSLVMDDVAPYTIVAGSPAKVLRTIPHDGQPG; encoded by the coding sequence ATGTCGACACTTGACCGCATGGTGGCGAGGCTGCTCGTCCGCTGGCTGCGGGAGCCGGTGCGCCAGGTGCTGGCCGAGCAGGACCCACGCCAGGCCGGGCCCGAGGCCCACGTGGAGATGTACAAGTACCTGGTCCACGGGGACCGCTCGAAGCTGGACATCCACCCGACCGCCGTGGTCAACAACGCCTTGTTCAACGTCGGCTCGGGCACGATCACGGTGGGCGAGTACGCCTTCTTCGGCCACAACGTGTCGGTCCTGACCGGCACCCACGACATCAACACCTTCGGGCGCGAGCGCCAGCTGGCCATCCCGCGCTCCGGACGCGACATCGTCATCGAGGAGGGCGTCTGGGTGGCCAGCAACGCCATGGTGCTGGGCCCGTGCCGGATCGGCGCCCACGCCGTGGTCGGCGGGGGCTCGCTGGTCATGGACGACGTCGCGCCCTACACGATCGTGGCCGGCTCCCCGGCCAAGGTGCTGCGGACCATCCCCCACGACGGCCAGCCCGGCTGA
- a CDS encoding MarR family transcriptional regulator, with protein sequence MGTATVPTDRRPIGFWLKLVDRLLDEGFDRLLGDRGLTRRHWQALTALQDGPVTVDDLDTRLAPFLDDREPSIRPVLDDLAARGWATWSAGDRAAATPAGTAAHAGLLAEVSAQRRRVTEGVSADEYQGTVAVLARMAANLGWTDPGGPRP encoded by the coding sequence ATGGGCACCGCGACCGTCCCCACCGACCGCCGGCCGATCGGCTTCTGGCTGAAGCTGGTCGACCGCCTGCTCGACGAGGGCTTCGACCGGCTCCTGGGGGACCGGGGCCTGACCCGCCGCCACTGGCAGGCCCTGACCGCCCTGCAGGACGGTCCGGTGACCGTCGACGACCTCGACACCCGCCTGGCGCCGTTCCTGGACGACCGGGAGCCCAGCATCCGCCCGGTGCTCGACGACCTCGCCGCCCGCGGCTGGGCGACCTGGTCGGCCGGCGACCGTGCCGCCGCGACCCCGGCCGGGACCGCCGCCCACGCCGGCCTCCTGGCGGAGGTCTCCGCCCAGCGGCGCCGGGTCACCGAGGGCGTCAGCGCCGACGAGTACCAGGGCACGGTGGCCGTGCTGGCGCGGATGGCCGCCAACCTCGGCTGGACCGACCCCGGCGGCCCCCGGCCCTGA
- a CDS encoding MarR family winged helix-turn-helix transcriptional regulator translates to MSEDAVAAIEQAMVAMRRSWSRRSLQRRTAAAGSVGAAGAGAAEAAAFQVLDAIESGGPLTVNGVADALGVDQPRGSRLVARAVEAGLVRRGADPDDGRRSVLALTPRGARVLAEGHRARRAAVEAALAGWPDEDRETFARLLRAYVSGWERAVRGPA, encoded by the coding sequence ATGTCCGAGGATGCGGTGGCCGCGATCGAGCAGGCCATGGTGGCGATGCGGCGGAGCTGGTCGCGGCGGAGCCTGCAACGGCGGACCGCGGCGGCGGGGTCGGTAGGGGCCGCCGGGGCGGGGGCCGCCGAGGCGGCGGCGTTCCAGGTGCTGGACGCGATCGAGTCCGGCGGGCCCCTCACCGTCAACGGGGTCGCCGACGCGCTCGGGGTCGACCAGCCGCGGGGCAGCCGGCTGGTCGCCCGGGCGGTGGAGGCCGGGCTGGTGCGGCGGGGCGCCGACCCGGACGACGGGCGGCGCAGCGTCCTCGCCCTGACCCCGCGGGGGGCGCGGGTGCTGGCCGAGGGGCACCGGGCCCGCCGGGCCGCGGTCGAGGCGGCCCTCGCCGGCTGGCCGGACGAGGACCGCGAGACCTTCGCCCGCCTGCTGCGGGCCTACGTCAGCGGCTGGGAGCGGGCGGTCAGGGGACCGGCATGA
- a CDS encoding nitrilase-related carbon-nitrogen hydrolase — protein sequence MRILLAAVNAPKGDLDGNLAGHLAVLDQARAQGCHLAVFPEFSLTGSVDPRRHPGRALALDAEPVLTLLEGTRRAGVAALFGIAEHEGASFHITQVYGHSGRLGGVYRKRHLGEGEEGYQAGEGPGVFQLGAARFGVTICAEGEVDFPWTDAVAGGASVVCFCSAPGLYRRRTDEQGWRDGHAWWVSAGLGDAIRHARRLGVPVAMATQAGTTEDEDFPGLAALVSPSGEVARLPDWRPGSLVVEVAADVTVHPVREAVRCLVLDHAGRALLVRYADDRVGGTWWGPPGGGLDPGEDHLAAARRELREELARDDLRVGPFVGRRCHTFWLGRWMTQRERWVLCRAEPFEVDPAHVTTLAAEAIQELRWWSADELRVWGVVATPRDLPGLLDRIARGRLPGPDQDLGI from the coding sequence GTGCGCATCCTGCTCGCCGCCGTCAACGCCCCGAAGGGCGACCTCGACGGCAACCTGGCCGGGCACCTGGCCGTGCTCGACCAGGCAAGGGCCCAGGGCTGCCACCTGGCTGTGTTCCCCGAGTTCTCGCTGACCGGGTCGGTCGACCCCCGCCGCCACCCCGGGCGGGCGCTGGCCCTCGACGCCGAGCCGGTCCTGACCCTGCTGGAGGGGACCCGGCGGGCCGGTGTCGCCGCCTTGTTCGGGATCGCCGAGCACGAGGGCGCGAGCTTCCACATCACCCAGGTCTACGGCCACAGCGGCCGTCTCGGCGGGGTCTACCGCAAGCGCCACCTCGGCGAGGGCGAGGAGGGCTACCAGGCCGGCGAGGGCCCCGGGGTGTTCCAGCTCGGGGCGGCCCGGTTCGGGGTCACCATCTGCGCCGAGGGCGAGGTCGACTTCCCCTGGACCGACGCGGTCGCCGGTGGGGCGTCGGTGGTGTGCTTCTGCTCGGCCCCCGGCCTGTACAGGCGCCGCACCGACGAGCAGGGCTGGCGCGACGGGCACGCCTGGTGGGTCTCGGCCGGGCTCGGCGACGCCATCCGCCACGCCCGCCGGCTCGGTGTCCCGGTGGCCATGGCCACCCAGGCCGGGACGACCGAGGACGAGGACTTCCCCGGGCTGGCCGCCCTGGTGTCCCCGTCCGGGGAGGTCGCCCGGCTGCCCGACTGGCGGCCCGGCAGCCTGGTCGTGGAGGTGGCCGCCGACGTCACCGTCCATCCAGTCCGCGAGGCCGTCCGCTGCCTGGTCCTCGACCATGCCGGCCGGGCGTTGCTGGTCCGCTACGCCGACGACCGGGTCGGCGGCACCTGGTGGGGCCCGCCGGGCGGGGGACTGGACCCGGGCGAGGACCACCTGGCGGCCGCCCGCCGGGAGCTGCGGGAGGAGCTGGCCCGCGACGACCTCCGGGTGGGGCCGTTCGTCGGGCGGCGCTGCCACACCTTCTGGCTGGGCCGGTGGATGACCCAGCGGGAACGGTGGGTCCTGTGCCGCGCCGAGCCGTTCGAGGTCGACCCCGCCCATGTGACCACCCTGGCCGCAGAGGCCATCCAGGAGCTGCGCTGGTGGTCCGCTGACGAGCTCCGCGTCTGGGGGGTCGTCGCCACCCCCCGCGACCTGCCCGGCCTGCTCGACCGGATCGCCCGCGGCCGCCTCCCCGGCCCCGACCAGGATCTCGGGATCTAG
- a CDS encoding MmcQ/YjbR family DNA-binding protein — MDRDAMLGYLGGRPGAVEDYPFGDDVAVFKVGGRVFAICDLTGQPGSVSLKCDPTLAEALRDRYPAVTPGYHLNKRHWNTVELDGSVPGDELAELVDHSWELVVAKLPRRDRDALAAG, encoded by the coding sequence ATGGACCGTGACGCCATGCTGGGCTACCTCGGCGGGCGGCCGGGGGCGGTCGAGGACTACCCGTTCGGCGACGACGTTGCCGTGTTCAAGGTCGGCGGGCGGGTGTTCGCCATCTGCGACCTGACCGGCCAGCCGGGGAGCGTCAGCCTGAAGTGCGACCCGACCCTGGCCGAGGCGCTGCGCGACCGCTATCCGGCCGTCACCCCCGGGTACCACCTGAACAAGCGGCACTGGAACACGGTCGAGCTTGACGGGTCGGTGCCCGGCGACGAGCTGGCCGAGCTGGTCGACCACTCCTGGGAGCTGGTGGTGGCCAAGCTCCCCCGCCGCGACCGCGACGCGCTGGCCGCCGGCTAG
- a CDS encoding FAD-binding oxidoreductase, which produces MQGSPSSSPTIDLARLRAAFDGQVIAPDDPGYDQARVLFYGGWDRHPGAIARPTDAAGVARVVTLARDAGLELAVRSGGHSTAGHSTTEGGIVLDLSAMDGLEIDPEGRTAWAQAGLTAGAYTAAVGKHGLATGFGDTGSVGIGGITLGGGVGFLVRKFGMTIDSLLAAEVVTADGRILQVDGEHHPDLFWAIRGGGGNFGVATRFQFRLHELPSIVGGMLLLPASAEVVEGYVAAADAAPEELSGIANVMVAPPMPFLPEAAHGQLVVLALLCYAGDAEAGERALAPFRALAEPLADMLQPMSYAEMFAPEEEEYHPTAVSRTMLVDTVDREVAGAIMRHLEASDAPVRVAQLRVLGGAMARVPADATAFAHRDSRIMVNLAAFYEGPDDRVVRQAWVDEFAAALHQGDSRAYVNFLGDEGPDRVHEAYPGSTWDRLAEVKRRYDPGNLFRLNQNIPPA; this is translated from the coding sequence ATGCAAGGCTCGCCATCGTCCTCCCCCACCATCGATCTTGCGCGTCTGCGGGCCGCCTTCGACGGCCAGGTGATCGCTCCCGACGATCCCGGCTACGACCAGGCGCGGGTGCTGTTCTACGGCGGGTGGGACCGCCACCCTGGGGCGATCGCCCGTCCCACCGACGCCGCCGGGGTCGCGCGGGTCGTGACCCTGGCCCGCGATGCCGGGCTGGAGCTGGCCGTCCGCAGCGGCGGCCACAGCACCGCCGGCCACAGCACCACCGAGGGCGGCATCGTGCTCGACCTGTCGGCCATGGACGGCCTGGAGATCGACCCCGAGGGCCGCACCGCCTGGGCCCAGGCCGGCCTGACCGCCGGCGCCTACACCGCCGCCGTGGGCAAGCACGGGCTGGCCACCGGGTTCGGCGACACCGGGTCGGTCGGCATCGGCGGGATCACCCTGGGCGGCGGAGTCGGGTTCCTGGTCCGCAAGTTCGGCATGACCATCGACAGCCTGCTCGCCGCCGAGGTCGTGACCGCCGACGGACGCATCCTCCAGGTCGACGGCGAGCATCATCCCGACCTGTTCTGGGCGATCCGGGGCGGTGGCGGGAACTTCGGGGTGGCGACCCGTTTCCAGTTCCGGCTGCACGAGCTGCCGTCCATCGTGGGCGGGATGCTGCTGCTGCCGGCCAGCGCCGAGGTCGTCGAGGGCTATGTGGCCGCCGCCGATGCCGCGCCGGAGGAGCTGTCGGGGATCGCCAATGTGATGGTGGCGCCGCCGATGCCGTTCCTGCCCGAGGCGGCCCACGGCCAGCTGGTCGTCCTGGCCCTGCTGTGCTACGCGGGCGATGCCGAGGCCGGCGAGCGGGCGCTGGCGCCGTTCCGGGCCCTGGCCGAGCCGCTCGCCGACATGCTCCAGCCCATGTCGTATGCCGAGATGTTCGCCCCCGAGGAGGAGGAGTACCACCCGACCGCGGTCTCCCGGACCATGCTCGTCGACACCGTCGACCGTGAGGTGGCCGGCGCGATCATGCGGCACCTGGAGGCGTCGGACGCGCCGGTGCGGGTGGCCCAGCTGCGGGTGCTGGGCGGGGCCATGGCCCGCGTCCCGGCCGACGCCACCGCCTTCGCCCACCGCGACAGCCGCATCATGGTCAACCTGGCCGCCTTCTACGAAGGTCCCGACGACCGCGTCGTCCGCCAGGCCTGGGTCGACGAGTTCGCCGCCGCCCTCCACCAGGGCGACAGCCGGGCCTACGTCAACTTCCTCGGCGACGAGGGGCCCGACCGGGTCCATGAGGCCTATCCGGGCTCCACCTGGGACCGCCTGGCCGAGGTCAAGCGCCGCTACGACCCCGGCAACCTGTTCCGGCTCAACCAGAACATCCCGCCCGCGTGA
- a CDS encoding adenylate/guanylate cyclase domain-containing protein: MSKPASDQPRSDFAGNPGVIATTLLSGVIAVAVAAAEWAGSGTALDSPAGILWALVALLGVAAMVLGTGLELRRRRQAGHAPAAAGPAAPAPELPTGTVTFLFTDIEGSTWLLQELGDAYPAVRDEHAAILRRAIRDQDGVEVSTEGDSFFAAFASPVAAVAAAVAAQRGLAAHHWPPGLPVRVRMGLHTGEGVLGGDNYVGIDVNRAARIAGAAHGGQVIVSGATRSLVEHALPEGTALRDLGEHRLKDLNLPIHLNDLVVEGLAADFLPPRTLDARPGNLPAPLTSFIGREPEIAEIRRLLGRARLVTLTGAGGTGKSRLALQAAAGLMDEYRDGVFLAELSSVTDPALVPSALARALRVPEVPGRPILAALQDHLRDRRLLLVADNFEQVTDAGPVVEKLLAAAPGLTVMVTSRAPLSLRGEQELVVPPLTLPEPGRPPDLETLGRSEAVRLFTERAQAVWPGFELTEQNAPAVAEITTRLDGLALAIELAATRTKVLTPEQLLPRLERRLTLLTGGAQTLPDRQRTLRGAIGWSYDLLPAAEQRLFARLSVFAGGWTLTSAEAVCDPEALGLDPLQATTSLVDQSLVTRTEAATGEPRFSMLETIREFGWEQLAVGGELEPVTRRHAEHFLALAVAAEPHLTGAAQGEWLDRCDQEHPNLRVALRWAVKAGEAGRAQEAAGAIWRFWQQRGHLTEGRRWLEELLALPSGQGPTPARAKALAGAGGIAWWQEDIAGARGFYEEALAIERALGDPAGIAQALYNQGFVVAADGDFDGAFGLFEESRELARRAGDEPAAARAEWMLAIRDLAAGAWERPVAIAEQAVATWRRLGDRLQMGDGLVWLAVVYARAGRQGDARSAIGEALRLFREVDSPMGIVSVILGLSYLARWEGRYQDAVRLAGAAESLRDQVGGRPPLGFLVGFVGDPEAEARARLPGDAAEAAWEEGRRLSVDAALAPAAVPPAS; this comes from the coding sequence ATGAGCAAGCCGGCCTCCGACCAGCCGCGATCCGACTTCGCCGGCAACCCTGGCGTGATCGCGACCACCCTGCTCAGTGGGGTGATCGCGGTCGCCGTGGCCGCCGCCGAGTGGGCCGGGTCGGGCACGGCGCTCGACTCGCCCGCCGGCATCCTGTGGGCGCTGGTCGCCCTGCTGGGCGTGGCCGCGATGGTGCTGGGCACCGGTCTGGAGCTGCGGCGACGCCGGCAGGCAGGGCATGCGCCGGCCGCGGCCGGCCCCGCCGCCCCCGCGCCGGAGCTGCCGACCGGGACCGTCACGTTCCTGTTCACCGACATCGAGGGCTCGACCTGGCTGCTCCAGGAGCTGGGCGACGCCTACCCGGCGGTCCGCGACGAGCACGCGGCGATCCTGCGCCGGGCGATCCGGGACCAGGATGGCGTCGAGGTCAGCACCGAGGGCGACTCCTTCTTCGCCGCCTTCGCCAGCCCGGTGGCGGCGGTCGCGGCCGCGGTGGCCGCCCAGCGGGGCCTGGCCGCCCACCACTGGCCCCCGGGCCTCCCCGTGCGGGTCCGCATGGGCCTGCACACCGGCGAAGGCGTGCTGGGCGGCGACAACTACGTGGGCATCGACGTGAACCGGGCGGCGCGGATCGCCGGGGCGGCCCACGGTGGGCAGGTCATCGTGTCCGGCGCCACCCGGAGCCTGGTCGAGCACGCCCTCCCGGAAGGGACGGCCCTCCGTGACCTGGGCGAGCACCGGCTGAAGGACCTGAACCTCCCGATCCACCTGAACGACCTGGTGGTCGAGGGGCTGGCGGCGGACTTCCTCCCGCCCCGGACGCTCGACGCCCGGCCGGGCAACCTGCCGGCGCCGCTCACCTCGTTCATCGGCCGGGAACCGGAGATCGCCGAGATCAGGCGGCTGCTGGGGCGGGCCCGGCTGGTCACCCTCACCGGTGCCGGCGGCACCGGCAAGTCCCGGCTGGCCCTTCAGGCCGCCGCCGGGCTCATGGACGAGTACCGCGACGGCGTCTTCCTCGCCGAGCTGTCCTCGGTCACCGACCCTGCCCTGGTCCCCTCGGCGCTGGCGCGGGCCCTGCGCGTCCCCGAGGTCCCCGGCCGGCCCATCCTGGCGGCGCTGCAGGACCACCTCCGCGACAGGCGGCTCCTGCTGGTGGCGGACAACTTCGAGCAGGTGACGGACGCCGGCCCGGTGGTCGAGAAGCTGCTCGCCGCCGCCCCGGGGCTCACCGTCATGGTGACCTCCCGGGCCCCGCTGTCGCTCCGGGGCGAGCAGGAGCTGGTGGTGCCGCCGCTGACGCTGCCCGAGCCGGGACGGCCACCGGACCTCGAGACCCTCGGCCGGTCCGAGGCGGTCCGGCTGTTCACCGAGCGGGCCCAGGCGGTGTGGCCGGGGTTCGAGCTGACCGAGCAGAACGCCCCGGCGGTGGCGGAGATCACCACCCGGCTCGACGGGCTGGCCCTCGCCATCGAGCTGGCGGCCACGCGGACCAAGGTCCTGACCCCCGAGCAGCTCCTGCCCCGGCTCGAGCGGCGCCTCACGCTGCTGACCGGCGGCGCCCAGACCCTCCCGGACCGCCAGCGGACGCTGCGTGGCGCCATCGGCTGGAGCTACGACCTGCTCCCGGCCGCCGAGCAGCGGCTGTTCGCCCGGCTGTCGGTGTTCGCCGGCGGCTGGACGCTGACGTCGGCCGAGGCCGTATGCGACCCGGAGGCGCTCGGCCTCGACCCGCTCCAGGCGACCACCTCGCTGGTCGATCAGTCGCTGGTCACCAGGACCGAGGCGGCCACCGGGGAGCCGCGGTTCTCCATGCTGGAGACGATCCGCGAGTTCGGCTGGGAGCAGCTGGCCGTCGGCGGCGAGCTGGAGCCGGTCACCCGGCGTCACGCCGAGCACTTCCTGGCCCTGGCCGTGGCCGCCGAGCCCCACCTCACCGGCGCCGCCCAGGGCGAGTGGCTGGACCGCTGCGACCAGGAGCACCCCAACCTCCGCGTCGCCCTGCGGTGGGCCGTCAAGGCCGGCGAGGCCGGCCGGGCCCAGGAGGCGGCGGGGGCGATCTGGAGGTTCTGGCAGCAGCGCGGTCACCTGACCGAGGGTCGGCGCTGGCTCGAGGAGCTCCTGGCCCTGCCGTCCGGGCAGGGACCGACCCCGGCGCGGGCCAAGGCGCTGGCCGGGGCCGGGGGCATCGCCTGGTGGCAGGAGGACATCGCCGGCGCCCGCGGGTTCTACGAGGAGGCCCTGGCCATCGAGCGGGCCCTGGGCGACCCGGCCGGCATCGCCCAGGCCCTCTACAACCAGGGGTTCGTGGTGGCCGCCGACGGCGACTTCGACGGCGCCTTCGGGCTGTTCGAGGAGAGCCGGGAGCTGGCCAGGCGGGCCGGGGACGAGCCGGCGGCCGCCCGGGCCGAGTGGATGCTGGCCATCCGGGACCTCGCCGCCGGGGCCTGGGAGCGGCCGGTGGCCATCGCCGAGCAGGCCGTGGCCACCTGGCGCCGGCTCGGGGACCGCCTGCAGATGGGCGACGGCCTGGTCTGGCTGGCCGTCGTCTACGCCCGTGCGGGCCGCCAGGGCGACGCCCGGTCCGCCATCGGTGAGGCCCTGCGGCTGTTCCGCGAGGTGGACAGCCCCATGGGCATCGTCTCGGTCATCCTCGGCCTGTCCTACCTGGCCAGGTGGGAGGGCCGCTACCAGGACGCCGTCCGCCTGGCCGGTGCCGCCGAGTCCCTCCGCGACCAGGTCGGCGGCAGGCCGCCCCTCGGCTTCCTCGTCGGCTTCGTCGGCGACCCCGAGGCCGAGGCCCGGGCCCGTCTTCCCGGGGACGCCGCCGAGGCGGCCTGGGAGGAAGGCCGGCGCCTCAGCGTCGACGCGGCCCTGGCCCCGGCGGCTGTTCCCCCGGCGTCGTAG
- a CDS encoding dihydrofolate reductase family protein yields the protein MSKVVTQASMSLDGFIADPSGGVGPLFEWYGNGDVEVTGADPERVFRVSAASAAYLNEAWADAGVGVIGRRLFDITNGWNGRPPVGDAVVVVTHRPPADWDFPDAPFTFVTDGVPAAVAQAKELAGDRYVSVNPGSIAGQAFAAGLVDEVRVDLVPVVLGAGVRYFGDYAGSPLLLENPEIVQGDRVTHLHYRVRRA from the coding sequence ATGAGCAAGGTTGTCACGCAGGCCTCGATGTCGCTGGACGGGTTCATCGCCGACCCGTCGGGCGGGGTCGGGCCGCTGTTCGAGTGGTACGGGAACGGCGACGTCGAGGTCACCGGGGCCGACCCGGAGCGGGTGTTCCGGGTGTCGGCGGCGAGCGCCGCCTACCTGAACGAGGCGTGGGCGGACGCCGGGGTGGGGGTGATCGGGCGGCGGCTGTTCGACATCACCAACGGCTGGAACGGCCGGCCGCCGGTGGGCGACGCGGTGGTGGTGGTGACCCACCGGCCGCCGGCCGACTGGGACTTCCCGGACGCCCCGTTCACCTTCGTCACCGACGGCGTGCCCGCCGCCGTCGCCCAGGCCAAGGAGCTGGCCGGGGACCGCTACGTCTCGGTCAACCCGGGCAGCATCGCCGGCCAGGCGTTCGCGGCCGGGCTGGTCGACGAGGTCCGGGTCGACCTGGTCCCGGTCGTGCTCGGCGCCGGCGTCCGCTACTTCGGCGACTACGCCGGGTCGCCCCTGCTGCTGGAGAACCCGGAGATCGTGCAGGGGGACCGGGTGACCCACCTGCACTACCGGGTGCGCCGGGCCTGA